From Phormidium ambiguum IAM M-71, the proteins below share one genomic window:
- the galT gene encoding galactose-1-phosphate uridylyltransferase has protein sequence MPEIRRNLITRDWVIIATDRAKRPHELLTPKPSKIVLPQYSANCPFCAGNEERTPIECGRISDGNGWKVRSVPNKFPALVSEGEPIMTIQGMYRSVEAVGIHEVLIEHPRHDLTTALLPVEDVANIIFLYRQRYQEIRKDRRIRAIIIFKNHGEKAGTSLEHPHSQIAATPIVPTQIRVRIEEAIRFFDDTGECLFCQTVREEIATDKRIILKSEHFVAFIPYAALSPFHIWIFPLRHSSSFDEITDAEVADLAVTLKTVLAKLYYGLNNPDYNYSIRSLPTDSFAKDYFHWYIAIIPRLGITAGFELGSGMYINPSLPEESAKYLSDLQIPE, from the coding sequence ATGCCAGAAATCAGACGTAACTTAATTACTAGAGATTGGGTAATTATTGCTACTGATAGAGCAAAAAGACCCCATGAATTACTTACACCAAAACCATCTAAAATTGTCTTACCACAATACAGTGCTAACTGTCCATTTTGCGCCGGAAATGAAGAACGTACACCAATTGAATGTGGTCGAATTAGTGATGGAAATGGTTGGAAAGTACGCTCTGTTCCTAATAAATTTCCCGCCTTAGTCAGTGAAGGCGAGCCGATAATGACAATTCAAGGAATGTATCGTTCTGTGGAAGCCGTAGGCATTCACGAAGTATTGATTGAACATCCTCGCCATGATTTAACTACAGCTTTATTACCTGTGGAAGATGTAGCCAATATTATTTTTTTGTATCGACAACGGTATCAAGAAATTAGAAAAGATCGCCGAATTCGCGCCATTATAATTTTCAAAAATCATGGCGAAAAAGCAGGAACTTCCTTAGAACACCCGCATTCACAAATCGCAGCTACTCCTATTGTGCCAACACAAATTAGGGTTCGGATTGAAGAGGCAATTCGATTTTTTGATGATACGGGAGAATGCTTGTTTTGCCAAACTGTGAGAGAAGAAATAGCCACAGATAAAAGAATTATTTTAAAGAGCGAACACTTTGTTGCCTTTATCCCTTATGCGGCACTTTCTCCTTTTCATATATGGATTTTCCCCCTGCGTCATAGTTCGTCTTTTGATGAAATTACTGATGCAGAAGTTGCCGATCTTGCTGTTACTTTGAAAACTGTGTTGGCGAAATTATATTATGGTTTAAATAATCCTGATTATAACTATTCTATTCGTTCTCTTCCTACTGATTCCTTTGCTAAGGATTATTTTCACTGGTATATAGCAATAATTCCTCGTTTGGGCATTACTGCTGGTTTTGAGTTGGGAAGTGGGATGTATATTAATCCATCTCTTCCAGAAGAAAGTGCCAAATATTTATCAGATTTGCAAATTCCTGAGTAA
- a CDS encoding glutathione S-transferase family protein — MLKLYGGAFSRAAIVKWYLEELGVPYEFVLLDMKNGEHKQPEYLAINPIGKVPAIVDGDFQLWESGAILLYLAEKYGNLPSSPEYKATLTQWVLFANATLGTGVFVEANRDREMPRLMTALNTIWEKQPYLLGEEFTVADVAVGSLLAFIPMMLKEVDLSPYPAVLDYMKRVTERPAFQKSMQR; from the coding sequence ATGTTGAAACTATACGGCGGTGCCTTTAGTCGGGCAGCAATTGTGAAATGGTATTTAGAAGAACTGGGTGTTCCTTATGAGTTTGTCTTGTTAGACATGAAAAATGGGGAACACAAACAACCTGAGTATTTAGCCATTAACCCCATCGGAAAAGTTCCGGCTATTGTGGATGGAGATTTTCAACTTTGGGAATCAGGGGCGATTCTGCTATATCTCGCGGAAAAGTACGGCAATTTGCCTAGTTCCCCAGAGTATAAAGCGACGCTGACTCAGTGGGTGTTGTTTGCTAACGCTACACTAGGGACTGGGGTGTTTGTGGAGGCAAACCGCGATCGGGAAATGCCCCGCCTCATGACTGCATTAAATACAATCTGGGAAAAACAACCTTATTTACTAGGTGAAGAGTTTACTGTCGCCGATGTAGCAGTAGGATCGCTTTTAGCTTTCATTCCAATGATGTTGAAAGAAGTCGATCTCAGTCCATATCCAGCTGTTCTAGATTATATGAAACGGGTGACAGAGCGCCCCGCTTTTCAAAAATCAATGCAGCGATAA